A window from Temnothorax longispinosus isolate EJ_2023e chromosome 1, Tlon_JGU_v1, whole genome shotgun sequence encodes these proteins:
- the LOC139812240 gene encoding uncharacterized protein: protein MFAAIFAFALLIIHAAAEIPSFIHVCGRRDPNIEQCILNSVNNLKYKICEGIPELDVPSNDPFVINKLVIYEMPDSKLYTKNMQLTGLCDFNVSYFRVDIENLHFDLDLVFDQIRVNSTYEFNIHLLVPIVHKGPLYITVDNIGAKVYLDFNIVTRNGKRYTYLAKMKLNLDIKKYKAQYGMGEEQFNQLQKIIHNFIGQNQEEVINSFKSALEEAISKQIISIANGIVKHFTYEELFPE from the exons cCTCCTTTATTCATGTGTGCGGCCGTAGAGACCCGAATATCGAGCAATGCATCCTAAACAGCGTAAACAATTTGAAGTATAAAATATGCGAAGGAATACCGGAATTGGATGTTCCATCGAATGATccatttgttattaataaattagtgATTTACGAAATGCCCGACAGTAAATTATATACCAAAAACATGCAATTAACAGGTCTCTGCGACTTCAACGTAAGCTATTTTCGTGTAGATATTGAAAATCTCCACTTCGATCTTGACCTCGTATTCGACCAGATCCGAGTAAACAGCACTTATGAGTTCAATATACACTTACTGGTACCTATTGTACATAAAGGACCCCTTTACATTACTGTAG ATAACATAGGAGCAAAAGTATATTTGGATTTCAACATAGTTACCAGAAATGGCAAGAGGTATACGTACTTGGCAAAGATGAAGTTAAACctcgacataaaaaaatacaaagctCAGTATGGCATGGGCGAAGAACAATTTAATCAATTGcagaaaattattcataactTTATAGGCCAGAATCAAGAAGAGGttataaatagttttaaatcgGCATTAGAAGAGGCAATCTccaaacaaattatttcgattGCCAATGGCATAGTTAAACACTTTACTTATGAGGAACTTTTTCccgaataa
- the LOC139812231 gene encoding uncharacterized protein codes for MADKIKLLVQKRTSLKSQITKLTNLLEEERRDNTVLRLRITRLTELFHAFEEHNDELAILDPNEVHQDEFMNIQESFYTLASKIENILNPTSSANAGGSNSEIRIEETTSVTSNKKRRIKLPEAPLPTFDGKYENWLTFKNAFRNLIDLQSDLSEVDKLYYLKSALKDEAANKMRIFAIDGINYARAWELLKRAYEVKRILISRHLLLLLNLPTLDKETNNGLSKLADDTQQHLASLNALGVNVGPEIIVHIIENKLPKVTLDKWEITLDRETFPSLEQLYEFLYKNAVIASKKERARLADNETGKNEVPAKKKRAHSTNQAFVTNTNQKCVACNIKRHPLYLCDKFKQLTVSKRIETVKNAKLCYNCLRSHRGSQCKFSNCTICQKRHNTLLHDDKYVSANKSSTPKPETVKAD; via the coding sequence ATGGCGGATAAGATTAAGCTTCTCGTTCAAAAACGAACATCATTGAAATCACAGATAACTAAGTTGACTAATCTTCTCGAGGAAGAAAGGCGCGATAATACGGTATTAAGATTACGCATAACACGTTTAACAGAATTATTTCACGCATTCGAGGAACATAACGACGAGCTCGCGATTTTAGACCCAAACGAAGTTCATCAAGATGAATTCATGAACATACAAGAAAGTTTTTATACACTCGcatcaaaaattgaaaatattttgaatccAACAAGTTCCGCAAATGCGGGCGGCTCGAATAGCGAAATCCGAATCGAGGAAACGACCTCGGTAACATCTAACAAAAAGCGACGGATTAAATTACCCGAAGCACCGCTACCGACATTTGACGGTAAATACGAAAATTggttaacatttaaaaacgcGTTTCGTAATCTAATCGACCTGCAATCCGATCTCTCAGAagtagataaattatattatctaaaatcaGCATTGAAAGACGAAGCCGCGaataaaatgagaattttTGCAATTGACGGAATTAATTATGCGAGAGCTTGGGAACTACTAAAGCGCGCGTATGAAGTGAAAAGAATTCTAATCTCGCGTCATTTATTATTGCTTTTGAATTTACCCACATTAGATAAGGAAACTAATAATGGCTTATCTAAATTAGCCGATGATACTCAACAACACCTTGCATCATTAAACGCGTTAGGAGTCAACGTAGGGCCTGAAATAATAGtacatattattgaaaataaattaccaAAGGTCACACTCGACAAGTGGGAAATAACTCTCGACAGAGAAACGTTTCCGTCACTTGAACAATTATAtgagtttttatataaaaacgcGGTTATCGCGTCAAAGAAGGAAAGGGCGAGACTAGCGGATAATGAAACGGGCAAGAACGAAGTTCCGGCTAAAAAAAAACGGGCTCATTCAACGAATCAGGCATTCGTGACAAATACCAATCAGAAATGCGTCGCGTGTAATATCAAGCGTCACCCGCTTTATTTATGCGATAAATTTAAGCAATTGACGGTCTCAAAACGCATTGAAACGGTAAAAAACGCAAAACTTTGCTACAATTGTTTACGGTCACATCGCGGCAGTCAGTGCAAATTTTCGAACTGCACAATCTGCCAAAAAAGGCATAACACGCTTTTGCACGACGATAAATACGTATCCGCCAATAAATCCAGTACTCCTAAACCTGAAACCGTTAAAGCCGATTGA